The genome window GTGGGTTCTTAAAAATCACCAgagatgtcattttgaagaGAGGCCATTTAAGTGTGAAGAATGTGGAAAAGCATATAAGTAAGTGGAACATCGACAATCATTAACTAAAGTTAGTTACATTGTTACATTTATTGAGCCTTGTCCagagtgtaattttttttattttcatcaaagtatttattttgatgttgACAAATGGTCAATGTAAGGAGacttgtttcgtatttttttctttaaattttgtaatttgtggTATATTTCAGGCATCAAGCCACCCTCATCATTCACAGAAAAACCCATCGCAGTGAGACTTACTCAAAATGCCACTTCTGTGACAAGTCTTTCTTACAGGGTGTCCAACTAGAACGCCATCTCCGAACTCACACTGGCGAAAAACCCTTCATTTGTGAATTCTGCAGTAAGAGTTGCAGTTCACAAGCCACCCTCTACTGGCACTTACAAAGTCACAAGAAAGGTCCAAAAGTGCCTTGTCCCATATGCGGAAAATTTTACTCTGAAGGGTTGAATTTAAAAGCGCACGTTAAAACGCACAAGAAGAAGCAATATCCATGTGAGGTGTGCGATAAACAATTTAAAGGCAAAGACGTGTTAAAGGTGCATATGAGGATCCACAATGGAATCAAGCCGTATTCGTGTAAAATATGTGAGAAAAAGTTTACACAAACTGGGACTCTGTTCAGACACATGAGGGTGCATTCCGGGGAAACCCCTTATGCGTGCAATTTTTGCGAACAAAAATTTGCCTATTCTCATCATTTACTGAATCATCTAAAAAGGCAACACCCCGATCAGAAACTGAACACAAGTATCAATGTGGATAATACCTAAGAAAAATTAGtgaaatgagaaaaattattaaataacttaAATTTGTACATAAAATAAGTATTTATGATAAGACTGCATTGTGTGCACGttatgattttgggaaatatccctttcaaaatatttaatattgtaATGAGGACAACAGTTTCAAGAAAATAAAGTTAATGTAAGTGTTAATAACCTTAAGAtctttaaacgaatgaaaaattgtttttgtggtGATTGTTCACTTTAGCTCCCGGTCGCGTTCGACATTGGGATAGGCCCCAACGTGTTCTACGGCGTTTGCTGATCATCGCACATACctttaccctttagttatacctttggttttatattatttaattgctGACTCGGTTGTATACTTTCGGGGACGTCCTCTGCGACGGAGTGGACGTACTGGCGAAGGTATTGTAGTCTCGTCTGGTTCCTGAAAAAGAGTTAGCGCGGAGGAATGGTACACTCCAAAGATGGTGGTGGGGTCGGTAGGACTACCAACTTCGAAAGTGCATGGTCAAGGGAGTAgtaagggggggggggggggcaggtgggcccggcccaccccagaataaaattgaaacacttattaaaaacaagatacatctgcaataatctaaaattaaactcaaaCACGAAAGTGCTGAAatgaaatgataaaaattcGTAGTTTATTCAgtgattatacagggtgtaacagaaataagtgcattaattttaactggtaatagaactcgtcaaaaggaacaacttttctatctaccattttgccgaaaaacgatgtttaattcaaaaaaaaaaaaaaatgaagagattttttactatttactaaaatagccctacgccactaaatactgcaatttctaattgagatcagataatatgaaaaaaacatccatttttatccagaaaacgtgttttatagcacaaaatccacttcgtaagaatctggatgttccacgtttttaggtagcttagttttggagatatgtacggttttaggaaaatctttcctacttttttaagccattacgcaacgtttttcgccaaaatggcagagataAAGTTgatccttttgatgagttctattaccaattaaaatgaatgcacTTATtcctgttacaccctgtatcaATTTTCTTTCACAGGCTTAACATAATCTATGTAGATCTATGTCTGTAGTCGGTCAGCAGCGGTGGTttaaaagtggttttttgttcgacactgccagaatttgagaattttctcctgtgtgaaacggattttgataaatg of Tenebrio molitor chromosome 6, icTenMoli1.1, whole genome shotgun sequence contains these proteins:
- the LOC138133293 gene encoding zinc finger protein 271-like, which translates into the protein MTATTNVHTKCRICLLKVEIDACTNIFTETKTGRLISEVLSMLTSIEIKENDGLPKYLCINCEDKVNTVVDFQTLIISSDSELRKTLLCDQNEHFTKIIVTPLELKEETNCDSLLETTLKSEGKLEIKKKSNRKKPLYCKECDQTFRYRRELVAHDIIHTGIIPYTCEICNKNFTQRWVLKNHQRCHFEERPFKCEECGKAYKHQATLIIHRKTHRSETYSKCHFCDKSFLQGVQLERHLRTHTGEKPFICEFCSKSCSSQATLYWHLQSHKKGPKVPCPICGKFYSEGLNLKAHVKTHKKKQYPCEVCDKQFKGKDVLKVHMRIHNGIKPYSCKICEKKFTQTGTLFRHMRVHSGETPYACNFCEQKFAYSHHLLNHLKRQHPDQKLNTSINVDNT